Genomic segment of Zingiber officinale cultivar Zhangliang chromosome 11B, Zo_v1.1, whole genome shotgun sequence:
GCTTCTCAAGCACAGTATCTGACCATGTACTTGCAACATGTGGTTCCTCGGGGCCTAAAGCATGTGAAACATGTGCCAATTTCACCTGACAAGCACCAGGAAAAATAATTCACAATGTCAAACAAGTGCCAGTTCATGAAAAATTATATAACTatataaaaaaatgaaacttGAAGATACTATGACATTTGCTttctataaaacatagcatacgaCCATTGAAAATACAGATATAATAagtttctttaaaattaatttatctaattaaaaCAAATTGGattacaattttattttattattctatttCAACTTGACTTTAGacagaattttattttatttctaaaaaaacCTTTAAGGTACACCTAGTCTATATAATCTATGTTATACTGAAGAACCATGGTATTGTAAAGCCCATTAATGTCCTATTGTTCTAATCATCAGAAAAAGTACAAATTTTCCTACTTCCAGATGTTTTCTTCTCCAACAAGACTTCCAACAAGCCAGCAAACAATAAGATAAAAGTAAAAATGGACCTATCTGGAGCTTCCACAAGTTATATtggagataattttattttaaggaATTATTAGGTTGCATGTTACCTTCATTTATTATATCAGATAAAGATgtcaaatttattatttattctaGGAAGTCCCTGAGGACAGTTCTCAATATAAATTCTTGCCCATTCAGCCACAACTCGATGGTTGAAGGTTGTCAATTATACCTTAAGAAGCTTGCTTAGTGTTCTAATTGATGAACAACTTGGCATACAAAGCACTATTTTGCTAACTATCAAATTTGATTACACCAATTTCATTAACTGATATATGTATAAATGATCATCTGAATTTGTTTATGGATATCTATCTCATCAACCTACTGATTTAATTTCTGTCACTCTTCTCAAGTATTTGACTTTCTTACAATTTTCCCTAAGCATTAGCGAGAGATAAATattaatatcaaaataaaaaacattaaCATGTTGATGCACATCATGGGATGGAGCATAACTTGGACTATTTGTAATACCTCAAGCAATATAAAGGAGTCTCCTTCGATGAATTTCGTGTAGCTCAACTTTATTTCATGTTATGAGAAAATGAAGTtccaatactttttttttttaacttattgaTCATGTCTGATTTTTAATATTCAGGATTTGCTACCTAACTAACAAAAACTTGAGCCTGTCTTTGTTTGTTGATTTCCTAGGGAGCACATTCCTTTAACCTTGAAACTGGTACTCCCTTCTATGGCCCAATTAATCTCACAAATGAGGACATAATCAACATGCAAACAGTGCTATCTCCGCATGAAAGCTAATAGTAGTAACCAATCCATGTTAATAATTTCCTAGATATATGTGACATTTAGACTTCATAAGATAAGATTTGCGTAATCAGCACATCATTTATCTAAAGTCCAACAACAAATGTGAAAATTAACATCGCAAAGGACTTTCCTCAATTTATTACTTCATACTTGTGTTTGTTGGTGGAAGACCTGATTGTGATTTCTAATTtattcactcattgtgatcaagtTCTTGTTTATGGAGAAAGATGCACAAAAAATAGACAACTTTAAACTAAACTGGTTAATGATTATATATGCATTTTTATTCTTTTCTACATGTTCAAacataaaatatcttttttttatatacttttattattttaattacacCTAGACTAAGACAATGAGATAAGATTATTGTAAATCACTCAGCAATAACAAATTATATATTTCATATTTTTCCTTCTCTCTCACAATATAACGCCAAGATATGAAATTTGATGATAAAATTAATTGTGACACAGTTATATCTGGTGTTGCATAATACAGCATAAGAACGAATTGTAATATATACCAATTCTATGTTGATGACTTAAAATAATGAACGTCATATCATGCACAACGTTGTAGAGTATTTTCTTTTACCATAATACACAATGATTAGCCAATTAAAGTTGAATTTAATAATGATTCTATATGTGTTCTGTTTTATATATAGGGTGTATCATATGTCTTTCAGCTAGTAATTTCCCCAATTACTGATTGGAAGCAACAAAATAATTAAGTAGTGAAAGCTTAATCTCTCCATGAACAAGAGTTATTTATCAACTTATTATTTTGATGAAGAAACATTGTGCCAACTTCCCTTAAGCCATTTACTTAATCATCTTGAGTTATtgccatctttttttttttcttcttgtaaatccCTGCACATTGACTTCTTGATCTTAACTTAAAGAAAAAACACTGTTGTCTATTTTACCTGAATAAAATGATTATTAGGTCATTGCAACACCAATAGCAAAGAGATTTGCAAGTACAACAAGGATACACATGAAAAACATCCCAACTTGTTAATGGCATGGTCATCTTTGTttctttgaataatttttttttttactgtgaGTCATCCAACAATGGCTGATTTGAGATATTGTTCAATTTTCTCCAACATACCTGCTTCTCCTAAACATCTAATATAAATCCTTTTGGATACTTTACAAGGTGTAACTTAATCTGGCAATGCACCCTTAACGTAGTTTAAGATGAACTAGCAAACAAATGAGAAATTGACATGTAACATGTCCTTATACGTACGATACTACAATGTTAGTGAAGAACATCCCAAAGCTCAACCTATGCAGTAAAGCAAAGGGAAATGTTGATAGGAACCAGATGCCTATAGACACTCATCGAGTAAAATAAATAATCTTCTTCCAGCAGAAAGAATAAGCAATTTGTCTGATGAAAACATAATTCTAAAAACTATCTCACAATGCACCGAGGGAAAATATTAAAACAAATTATCATTAAAAACTAACTTACTGATCTACTCCCAAATAAATGTCTCTGAAACTGACAGGATGATGTGTCCACAAAGAAGCCTGGTGTGTATCTCTTCCAGAAATTCCCACATCTATTGTGTGCTCGGAAGCAAGATATAGGATACATGTGTCTAGGAGAAAGCTTTGTAACAGCTACTCCATGACTGCATTTTGTAGCAGCAAGTGACTTCTTCTTTTCACTAAAAAGTGAGCATCTGCATTCAAGAAACCAAATGAGTGGAAACAACCAAGCATAACCTACAGAGTTAAAGACTTGTAGGAGAATCTCAAAGTATAGAGTTAGAGACTAGGAAAGAAAGTTAAGACACAAACATGCAAGTCCACATTTAAGATATCCTACATAACAGGAAACCTATGGATTTTGCCATAGTTTTAAATTTAGCCATTGTATCTAAATGGTCAGAATTTCTGCTTGAATTGTAGCTTGGTTtgaacaaatatagaattttataaCCAAGCAAACACATAAAAGCAAAAAATCACAGAATTCAAAAGGAAAGAAAACAATAAATCCTTTCAACTGAAGACTAGTCTATGAACATATACACTGTAGAAGGCAACATTTTATAAGAATACCAATAAACTATCCTTCATGTCGTTTATGAAGAAGCATGTCACTGCCAAATAAGTATCTTTCAAGTGAAGCTTATTCTGCTGCAAACAAGCATGCCAACAAACATGAACACAAAGATGAAAAGGATGCTGACAAAAAAGAGGCAATCCTCCAAGTATTTCAGCTTAAAGGCATAAGAAGGTAAATTGACGCAAAAAATTTCACATAGGCATGTCTAAACTAATTCAGATCCTTCACATGTCTTACTCCAAAATTCTGAGGAAGAAGCGTGAAGCAATATTATTCTTTCAAACACAATGACGACATGATAAGATGGGGAAATGGGCGTAAAAGGAAAATGAACTCCtccaaatatttatttttaagaaTACAGGAGGCTAAAGAACCCTAAATATTCACTCTCCTTGGCGTTTCTTATCCACTGTCCCACAGCTAGAATTGGAGACCAAAAATGGAACGCGAAACACAGAATCAAAAAAGGAAACCCCTCATAATTGTTCAAGCAACCGTTTTAAATATATAGGAGACCAAAAATCCCTAGTTTATTCACACAACCGTTTTAAATAGGCGTCTCCATAATCGTTCCTACTTAGGAATTTTAATCCCCCAATCCCACAGCTCCAATTGTCAATCGAGCTACGCaataaaacaaaagaagaagCAGCCGTTGACGCATGAGCTAAGCAAGGGAGGAAATTACGTCCGCTGGAGAGGAGAGGGGGGGAGGCGGCAAGAAGCGCGGAGACCGGATGACGAGCGTCGTCCCGCGATGGGGCGGGTTCGCAGGGTGGCCCTCGGGCAGCCACCGGAAGAGCCGACGCGGAGACGGAGGTGCGGAGCGGGGGAGAGATAAGGAGACGTCGTCGTCGCCGCCGCCGTGGTCGCCGCAGCGGATATGGGAGAGGAGGAAGCCATGGCTCTCGCTCGTGTGCCCTCCGGCCCCCGAGCGAAGGGGCGGGTCGACTTTATATCTCGCGGTCTGCCGATGGGGAAAAAATCGTGGGCCGAGTTGTGGAGTAGAATTCAAGTGGAAGAGGGCCGACGGTGTTGTGCATTCAactaaaataaacataaaaaaacaAAGGGAAATAACACTTTGCCCCTCAAaaattttactttttcaaaataaCCCAACTTTTGCTTTTATCTCACAACCTAACTAATTTAGAAAAATTCAAGAAGgctcaacttttttttttaaggttttaatattttttaaaaaataaataattttaagaaaatatatttttttaataaaatattattagagatgtttaattttattagtaaaatttaaaaagataatttatatattataaaaaattatttttcacaaTCTAAAATAGTGACCAACTAGGTCACATATCAATAATAGAGGTCCTAGACACAGGTCTTAGTGGTCTATGCCAGCTCAACTGTAGTTTATCATTGTGGGTATTACTTATATGGAAATTGAATCCTGATTATTTGAGAATATATTCTACCTTTTATTATCATATCAAGCCGGAGTGTGATATTATTATAGTCATCAAAAATGATTCTATAGTTCTAATGTTCCTAGGTATGCTCATTTAAGTGATATAGTGAATTGTTAAATTTTCTCTATaaattaaacatatgttaataGTGACTACCTGTCTAattctataatattttttattaattcacCAGTCTAAATACATAATTAAATTCATAATATTCATTTTATTAACTATAATTCACATGTGAAATTAAATTGAGTgccaaaaattttatttattgcatatttaacttAATTTAGAGTTATATTATAATTAGTAGTGTTTAATATTCTAATACAATGTCAGTAGCTTATTTCAAATAGGAgttcaaaagaatgtaatctgcTCATGTGTTTTTTAGCagactaaaaaaaattaatttacatttaaaattatcaaataggaattaaatttgaatatgttcaatattttaagtcaaatttaatttgataatattttattatttatgatCTATTTATGAACCGAACAACTCAAATTATTTGTTTCTacgtaattttaatttgaatatgcttaatttaagtCATTTCAAATTATAATTCGTTTATGTTCGAATCATACGTGAATTTCATTTTAAATCCACCtcgaatttaaattatttttattttcaaactttgaattaatttaaatattatatatatatatattaaatttaaagaTCAATAACAACATTTTTATATTATTCCACTTGATTCAATTAATTTACACCCCTAATTTTAAACCATTATATAAATAATGaagtataattaaaaataaattaccaTCATGGGCACAGTTAACTAAGTGAATCCACAATTAACTTATTAATAATGTGTGATTACTCAAACTTCTATTGTAGATTATTTATATACAtcaatgaaatattttttatttgtcaCGTAGAATTTAATTATAAGTCATTCCTTTTATGTTGCTGGAAGTCACAAGTGGATGTTAACACCAATGTAAAAGTCACCACAACTACAATTAAAAACTCATTCGGTCCCTAATGGTAATTCATCGTATCCAAAATCTAAGAAGATAGACGAGTTGACTATGTGGCTCACGGCTCGGCTTAAAGAAGACTCCATGCGTGCCTTGAAGGCACAAAATTTATTAGTATCGAGCTGGGAAGGGGTTATTAGTATTGGCCTTCCGACGTTCAAATAATTTCTCCAGCGAAATAGAATAGTGGAAATACTGTAATTAAAGCGTGTGAATAACTGGGTTACACATACGTACCTCCATCGTGGAAgggaacccccttttatagagtcATGGTAGCGCCTGTGCACACATCTCAAAGCACAAGCGTGTCTTCCCAGATGTCCTTTGAAAAGACAATTCAGAAAAGTGTCATTGACACCCTTCCTTAAACAGTCATACAACTCCCCGACGTGACAGtttggaagcttctaaagtatgGTTCACTTACTTTGTGTCAGCGGCACTAATTCCCAAAAGGATACGGTGAGCTAGGCAAGGTATCCCACTATTTGGCTGAGCGGAGTAGCCACTCGGCCAGAATTCACAGCACGACCGCTCAAGCCTGCTCCTTTTTCTGGTCGCCCTGCGTAGCATGCTGTCATTCGCCCCGACCGAACATTCTGTCCAGTCGGGCTGCTATTTATCTGTGCATGCTATTTGGGTGCATCTGCTCTCTTCTCTTTAATCGCCTTACTGATGGGATGTTGCCTCCCGCCCAGTCGGATAGGAGATCTGGTCGAACAATCCTTCGAGTGGCGCCTACCTCCTTTGACCTCCGGCTACTGAGTGGTGTTAATAGCCGGTCAGTCCATTATACCCGATCGGGGAAGAGCTAGGCCTCTTGTCTTGCTTGCCCGGTCGTGCATGACCCGCTCTGCGATACAATATCCACTCAGTCATATGTCATCCACTAGGCTATAGCCTTGGTCCGCTCGGCTGGATCCGCTTGGCCGTATCTTCCACGTCACCCTGTCTTTCTAACTTTGACTCTTCTTCGATGGGGTCCCTCGTCATCAccggatcacaagcctctccctcaagtctaatcgaaagaggctacaagtccgactaactggaccaTTAGCGTGCTTTGTCTTCCAGGGCTTTGCTCTGCCGCTCGGCGATTGAAGGCCCGGTTTCTATGGGCATCGCTTAGCTCGCGCACATAAGTTTGGAACTGAAACCTGGTCATTCGGCACAGGAGTCTCTGACACTGGTCATGGCTAGCTAGGCACACTTATAACACAGTCATTCGGgcacgtgagtctttgacacttgacGTGAGGGCATGCCCACTTATAACACAGTCGCTCAACACATGAGTCTGGAACTCAAACCTGGTCATTCAGCACAGGAGTCTCTGACACTGGGTTTGGCTAGCTAGGCACACTTATAACACAGCCGCTCGGgcacgtgagtctttgacacttggcgTGGGGGCATGCCCACTTATAACACGGTCGCTCGGCACGTGAGTCTGGAACTCAAACCTGGTCATTCGACACATGAGTCTCTGACACTAGCGAGGCTAGCTAGGCATACTTATAACATGACCGCTCTGgcacgtgagtctttgacacttgcgCGTGGGGGTATGCCCACTTATAACACGGTTGCTCGGCACATGAGTCTAGAACTAAAATTTGGCCGTTCGGCACAGGAGTCTCTGACATTGGGCATGGCTAGCTAGGCACACTTATAACACAACCGCTCGGgcacgtgagtctttgacacttggtGTAGGGGCATACCCACTTATAACACGACTGCTCGGCACATGAATTTGGAACTCAAACCTGGTCGTTCGGCACATAAGTCTCTGGCACTGGGCGTGGCTAGCTAGGCACATTTATAACATGGTCGCTGAGGCATGTGAGTCT
This window contains:
- the LOC122035262 gene encoding stromal processing peptidase, chloroplastic-like, whose protein sequence is MASSSPISAAATTAAATTTSPYLSPAPHLRLRVGSSGGCPRATLRTRPIAGRRSSSGLRASCRLPPSPLQRTCSLFSEKKKSLAATKCSHGVAVTKLSPRHMYPISCFRAHNRCGNFWKRYTPGFFVDTSSCQFQRHLFGSRSVKLAHVSHALGPEEPHVASTWSDTVLEKPGLSFLDLESEKAELEGFLNSPLPSHPRLHRGQLKNGLRYIILPNKVPANRFEAHMEVHVGSIDEEEDEQGIAHMIEHVAFLGSKKREKLLGTGARSNAYTDFHHTVFHIHSPTTTKVNMIVQGEIEFNIKCSNF